GTTTGGTGAGACCCCACCTTGGTAAATGAGGTGGGAAGAGCTTGAAAAGACCCCTGCTGTTGGATAGTCCTTCTGCACACTGCATGAATATGTGTCgttatgattggtttaataaaggagctgactggccaatagctgaacaggacaaagttaggtgggagagccaaacgGAGAATGGTGGGatgaggaagggcggagtcagaggagtcCCCAGCCAGATGGAGAATAAGGAACACACAAAATTCGATAAAGGTAAAAGCCaggagccttggggcagcacatagatgaaatGAAacgggttaagttgtaagagctaattagtaacaaacctgagctattggctgagcatttataatttatattacgtctccaagtcagttatttgggaaacgGCTGccggttatttgggagcaggcagttatgtcaggaaaactccacctacaacaCCTGATGTCAGCCTCTGACTTCTTTATGCATGTGCACAAGAGAatgtgtgcccacatacatgtgaacatgcatacacatgcatataccacatatacatacaaaaggaaattttaaagtcTACCTAATACAAAAACTCATCAACCTGTAACCAAGATTCATACACATCTTCTATGATTTGGATGTGAAGTGTCACCTCGAAGGATTCATGCGTTGAAGACTTAGCCCCCAGCTGGTGGCCCTATTGAAAGGTGACTGGCTTATGAGAATGGTAGCTTTGTCAATGAGTTGGTCCATTGAGGAGTTCATAGGGGAGGGGGCAGAACGTAGTTGGAAGCAGTGGGCCTCAGGGCATACCTTTCAAAGGATGTCCTGTCCCCAGAcccatctccctctctgtcctcctcTGCTAGGAGGGCAGCAGCCTCCTCTGTCACTGTCACTGCCTCTTCATAGGCTCACGGCAACGGGGCAAGCTAACCAGGACCATAACCCCTGAAACTGCACGCCAAAGTAAACCTTTGCTCTCTTTAAATGACTTCCTCGGGGATTTTGTCTCAGTAACAAATGGCTGATGAATACAccttgtatgaatgtttttcctcTGGAAATTAGcacaaaaggaggaggaagatgaaaattcataaaaatttaaGTGCTACAAAGAAATTTGAAGTGATACGTTGAGAGATGCAGACTGACTGACCAAACTGAGACCTGAAGGAAATGAGGTGAACACCTGATAGGTGTAGGCACTACTTTCTGGGCAAGGAGAGAGGTGCAAATGCCCTGGGGCAGGATCCTGTCTAGTATCCTGGAGGAGTGCAGTCAGAGCCAGCAGCCGGAACGTAGAGGGGAGCAGGGAGCGGAGGGAAGTCTGGCTAGGGGAAGCCCTACATTTGGCTtttgctgggaaaaaaaactattaagTAGAAGGAGTAGCAGGGCCTCTGGGGCCTGGAAGTGGGGACAAAGGAAAGAGACTTTGGGGACTTTCATGGTGAGCACACCTGAGAGGCGGGAGGGCTGGAAGTCCATCTGGGGATGTGGGTAGAGGCCGTGGAGGTCAGCATGCTTGGTCAGCAGCGTCCTGACAGAGCTGTTGGGAAGGCAGTGAGCTGGACTCTGGGGCAGGCTAAAAGATGAAACTGAGTCTCGCAATTCGAGGAGGGTGCCTCCGAGAACAAGGCGGCAAGGGAGGACGTGTGCAGGCAAAGGCTTTTCTGGAAAAGGGTCTAGAGCAGCCAGGGGCTTTAGTGGAAAGTGCATTAAAGGAGCTGTGTTAATCAGAGCTGTAGCAAGTCGTTTTAACAAGTTCTCAAGTGGGAAGTGAACGAGCTGAGTCTCCATGCACGTTGCTGGGCCACTCAGGAGCCCTGGGCACAGTGGCCTCAAGGCTTTGTCGTGCCCAAGGTCCCTGGGTGAGGCTTCTGTCTTGGGAAGCCTGGAAAGTTCTTATTTCCAGTGGGCCAGGAATACACGCGGatggtgtgtattgtgtgtgtattaagagagaagaaaaagaaaggggagggggagggggagggggcgtgagaaaaggaagaaaaaatagagaagtagagaaataaaaagcagTTTTCCCTGGTCCTTTCCAGGGTGGGGCTGTTTGGTAGTTCAGGACAGCAGGTCTGCctgagctttctctctctctctctctctctctctctctctctctctctctctctctctctctctgtgtgtgtgtgtgtgtgtgtgtgtttgtgtgcgcgcctgtgtgtgcatgtgtggggggcGGGCACGGTGTCCCAGGAGGACAGAGTTTGCATTGATGAAAACCCTTCCCAGCTCTTTGAAGCCTCTTGCCTGCTGCCTGAGCCCAGCCGCTTAGTCCTCTGTGTTCCACACACTGTTCACTCACCGCCAGGATGGCATCTTGTCTGGCCCTGCACATGGCGCTGCTGCTCATCTCTGGGGTCCTAGCCCCTGTGGTGCTCACAGGTAAGAGGCACAGGCCGTTGGCTCTGCTGCCACCAACTTCTCAGGGACAACAATTACCAATGGGACCAGATTCTCAGTATCTACAGGGCATAAGCCCCTCACAAGAGGCAGGAGGCCCAGCTGTGGtgattctgggggtggggggctcccACAATGCTGGCTGGTAGAAGCTGAATAAGATGATGTGTCAGGGAACTGTTAGCAGCAGGGATGGGAGACCATTGACATAGGAGGGCGACCGGGGTATCGGAGCCGAGGACATTTGGTTGTCTGGAGTTCTGGGGGCTTTTGTCACTAGAACTTCTGGAGGCTGCTGTatctgggaggtgggagggcccGTCAGACAAAGGGCAAAGGGCTAAGACGCCAGAGCCCCAGATGCTGGGCAAAAAATCCAGTGACTTAGAATTCCTTTAAATTCTGCAAACCCTTCCCTGCTGGCTTATGACCTGGGTGCTGTCACCATAGAGGTGGATAGTTCTCCGAGTCCTTTGCAGAAGGGAGAGGACACTGCATTGAGACCTGGATGGCTACATCGGGGGTCTGATGAGAGAGGCCGCATGGCGGGATGTTCCAGGTCAGCTTCAGAGCAGGGACGTAGGCACGGGTAGGCTTTGCTCTACGCAAGAATAAGTCTTCCGCGGTTGTTCTGTAGTCAGCAGAAGGGCAGCTTCCCTCTGGGTTCCCCGATTGTCTTACAACATTGCAGCCTGAACTTTAGGGGTGTCTACAGATCTCCGGAGGAGAGAAATCACCTCTGTTGTGAAAGAAAGGCCTAGGAACTCCCAGCCACACTCTAGGAGGCACAGGTGATGGTGGTCTGGGGGCTTTTCCTCTCCCCCTGACATCCTAGGAAGCAGCTTAAGGCCGGGCTCTGGCCTGCCTATGCCGTGCCTTTCCTGGCCCTTTCCTCATCTGCAGGGGGTGACCCTCACTACCCTGCCTCCCTCACAGGCGGATGGTGAGACCTCACCAGGTCTGACATGCAAGGCTCTCAGGGTGGCCAAGTACCCAGTCAACACTCAATCTGTCTTCAGAATTTGAGCAGAGTTCCTAGCTCAAAGGGATCTGTGGGAGAACCATCTCTTCCCACAGGTTGGGACACACccagtttgggggtgggggtgggggtgggagcagtGCTCAGTGATGTAGCCTGAGGTACCCCTGATGTTGGGAGACGTGACTTACAATGCTGGTAGGCATTTTCCATCACCTAGGACCCGGGGCTGAGACCCATGCAGCTTCCTGCCACAGTGAGGCAGTTGCTTGGCAAACTTGGGCCTTCCTGGTGGCTCCTGCCCAGGTCCCTGATGCCTCTTCCAGCTAAAGCTTCTATCCAGAGCCCCTAGTCAGGCTGTGCACACACAACTTTGGTGGGTGGGCTTTCTGCTCCCACAGAAGCTTTGAGGACAGTCAGGACCTGCCCtgacctcccctccctcttccttccatgggtgccccatccccaccccaagaACAGGCGGGCCTACAGCAGGCATGACACGCCACTTGAGTCTTGGGAACCGGGAGATAGGAGGTTCTCAGAACCAGCCTTGGACCCACAGGTCTGAGCAGTATGTACAAGGTCCATGGCCCCCGTCTCTCTCCTGGGCTGTAGGCCTGTAGCAGGAAAGAGGAGATGGAGCACTCCtggagttgaggccagcctgccaccctctctgcctcagccGGTGGCCACAGCCACTGAGGTAGGGGAGCAGGCCAGGTTGAGCGGGCAGGAGGCCAGGGTGGGGATGAAAAGGCTCTTCATGGCCACACAAAGGCCGTCTGTGAGCATGGGCGCCTGGCCTCAGGGCCTGTGGTCAGACTAACCGTTGAACAAACTTATTTACCAAAAGGCAGAGCAGCTTGGGGTGGTGGGGCAGGGGGACAGGCTGAGGTGTCCAAGCTTGTGGCACTGACACCATGCCCTTCTGCCAGAGCAGAAGGTCTGGGACGCTGCTCACTGTTGCGGTGAGTCTCCCTGTGGCCGAGGTGGACAGAACCTTCTCAGGAGCCCCTGCTGTTTCCCTTCCTTGTCCTCACTGGCTGCCAGTCAGcctgcttcctccacatcctGCTcctgggccccccccccccccccgcactgaccctccttcttctcttccccacccctGACCTGCTGTCACACTGACCATGGTCCCTGGCTTGCCCAGGGGACTTGGAGGGAGCTGGCTTGTTGCTCCTTCTTACTATTCCGAGTCTGGAGAACGTGGAGTACGTAAGAAACAGATAAGGCCTGGATGACAGCCACAGAAACACCCCCTTCTTTGGTGGGTTGGGGCAAGCCCTGTCCCTGGCCAGGGAACAGGCACCACTTAGGCGGGCTGGGCCTGGGACTCAGAATCCTTGGGCAGCTTCCCTGGCATTGGAGGTGAGCTTTGGCCAGGAGAGATGGGACAGGgagaggcctgcctgcctgcctgttttgGGTGTGTCCTGAAGAGTCTCAGGGTAGACTGGCAGTCTATGAAGCCCAGACCTCAGGGCTTGGAGCATGGCAGGCATGTTCAGAGTTTTTCTCTGTCCAGCCCTGGGAGCCTGAGGCTAGACTGCTTGAGGCCTGAAGCCTTTCATCAGGGCTTTTAGGCTATAAACACTGCCTTCTCTGACCAGGTCACTTTGCCCTCTTCACAGAGTGCTTTTCACGGTTAGTAGGAGGCTGGTCCAGGCACCAGCCCTGATCTCAATGAGAAGGAAGCCTCCTGAAGTGGACAACAACAGTCTTTAGAGGCCTTTCGtcagtcttttctgaaaaggGTCCTAGTCTGGGGAAACCGTGGGACACATGACAGTAGTCCCTGCCTACAAGTTGAGTCTCAAGTTTGGCCCAGGCTTGTGAGAGGTATCAGGGTAGAACCTAGGGAGTCAGGGGGCTGCTACAATCTTATAGTGAAAAGACTCCAGTTTATCTACCAAACCCCAGCACAGCCTTTACCTAGTTACCAGTTACCAACATTTGCCACACTGCTCCTTGACCACAAACGCAGAAGCAGTCCAACGATGCCAACACCATTCATCCTGAGTTCTCAGTTAAGAACAAAGACACTCTTTCCCAACCGGAAAGAGGCATCAAACCGGGATGGGAACCCCGGCACGGTGCTCACCAGCCTCACCCAGAGTCTCTGACAGGGCATATGACCCCTCCCTGTCCTGGTCCAGAACAAATCCCCACAGATCCTTTCTCACAAattctcctcccttcccagaCCTTGATGGTTTTGAAGGGCTTGGTTATTTTGAGGCTGACTGGAGTCAGGCTTTGGCTGTGTGTTCTGTTTGCCCCGGGTGGGCACTGTGGGCAGGAACACACGAGTCCCTCGGCTCTCCCCTGAGCAGTTGCTATCCGGAGCCTatccacagagagagaaaggcactCAAGATGGAGTCCTTGGCTCAGAGGAGACTTAGGGACCTGCAGGTTGTGGCGGCGCTGGTAACAGAGGTTCACTCTTAATGGGGGTCTGTCAGGAGACACAGCTGTCACCACCCTGCCCAGGGCTCTGGACCACCTCACCGGGGCTGTCTCCACCCAGCCCGGGCCTttgactttctgtctctcattagggaCAAAATGGTCCCCGGGCCACAAGCAGCTGGAATTGGTGAGATGGAGGAGTGATATCCACCGGGCCTGTGTGAGGACCTGTTTGGGGACTGAGTGTTCCTGGATCACTTGCCTTCCCATTTGGGATCAGGGCACCGGCAGGGATCAGCTGAGATGCCAGGAGGGCAGGCTGAGGGGAAATCTAAGAGCCCGATcaccagcctggtcttgaacttctgtcTTGGGGAGGAGGTTGGCCCAAGGGTGTGTGGTGCTCTGGACTTCACGGGCTGTGCTCCCTACAGTGATGTGTGTTGGGGGACAGTAGGGCTGCAGCAGGTGGAAACATCACTTGACTCTCATCCATCCTGCactccctgtctccttccttccctctgggaTCCCTGGGTACCCCCAAATCATGCTGACTCCCAGCCCCAGAGGCAGAGGATTCCTAGTAAAAAGGCCACCCAGGGACCCATGTGCAGACTGAGGCTGGTGTAGTGTGGGaacctccccaccttcccttcaTGGTCTCTCCTTCCTGCAGGCAGAAATGTGCTTGtcttgggttgggggaggggatgttAAATGTCCAAGGTTGTCTCCTGATCTGAGGCTGTGGCCTGAGTGGGCTTCTTCTGGTCTTTATTTGAGTAGTGGCACCCTCAAAGGTCCTTGACTCTCAGCCTTTGCCCCAGGTGAAGACTGAGCTGTGTCTGCCCCGAGGGACAGAGGACTCCCCATTTTGCAaatgtccctgtctctctgcacGGATCAGTCTGTCCTCCTGTGACCTTAATGCTCAGTGGGTGTTCTGAGTCACACGTGGATGGTCTCCCAAACTTAGGAGCGCATTTCCCAGCCAGGTGCCTCACCCTGTGAAATGTGGGGGCTGGTGTAGAACTAAGCACGAGTTCTACATAAGGCATCCCTCAGCTGATCTGATGGGGAGGGTCGGCATCCCTGTCAGCAGACCACCTGAGCCCCAATGCCCGTCATTGGCTTTACAGCAGAGGGTCCCCAGGAGCCCAGTCCCACCCTGTGGAACGAGCCCATTGAATTGCCGTCGGGTGAAGGTCCCTTGGAGAGCACCAGCTACAGCCAGGAACTTGCAGCCTCGGGCCCACCGTTCCCCACCTCTGCCCCAGGACCAGAGGACAACACCCCTCCTGCAGGTGTGGACCAGGACGGAGGTAGGGCCTGGGCggagcagggagaggggagggagaaggatgagagggagggaagggaggaagaagtgcACGAAGGGCTAGGCTTGGGCTGGACTCGGGGATGACTcggtcctctgtcctccacaggatCGCTCGGGCCCGGCGCCATTGCGGCCATCGTGATCGCCGCCCTGCTGGCCACCTGCGTGGTGCTGGCACTCGTCGTGGTCGCGCTGAGAAAGTTTTCCGCTTCTTGAAGCCAATAAAGGAGCCGCGCCGCCGGCCCGCCCGCCCGCGGCGACTCTGCAACCCGTGCTCCCCTTTGTCCCCTCTGTGTCCCCGCGTGTGCGAGCCCGCGTGCAGGTGTTAGCGGCATGTGAACGGAGACGGGGGCGTGTTGCTGGGCCGCGCCGTGTGCCTGGAGCCGTGGGTGGAAAGGGAACATGTGCACGCGTGGCCACGTGCGTGTGTTGTGC
The nucleotide sequence above comes from Peromyscus eremicus chromosome 13, PerEre_H2_v1, whole genome shotgun sequence. Encoded proteins:
- the Snorc gene encoding protein SNORC isoform X1 translates to MASCLALHMALLLISGVLAPVVLTAEGPQEPSPTLWNEPIELPSGEGPLESTSYSQELAASGPPFPTSAPGPEDNTPPAGVDQDGGSLGPGAIAAIVIAALLATCVVLALVVVALRKFSAS
- the Snorc gene encoding protein SNORC isoform X2; this encodes MASCLALHMALLLISGVLAPVVLTEGPQEPSPTLWNEPIELPSGEGPLESTSYSQELAASGPPFPTSAPGPEDNTPPAGVDQDGGSLGPGAIAAIVIAALLATCVVLALVVVALRKFSAS